A portion of the Oncorhynchus clarkii lewisi isolate Uvic-CL-2024 chromosome 27, UVic_Ocla_1.0, whole genome shotgun sequence genome contains these proteins:
- the LOC139385468 gene encoding extracellular calcium-sensing receptor-like: protein MLSKEGDVTIGGAFTIHTEISEPLLSFTDTPPPLICSSMNLIDFHLAQTMIFAIEEINNSSSLLPNISIGYRIYDSCGSTLSSMRAVMALMNGQERTVGKTCSGQSAVHAIIGASDSSSTIVMSRSTGAFQIPVISHLATCACLSNRKEFPSFFRTIPSDFYQSRALAQLVKYFGWTWVGAVRSDNAYGNNGMATFMEAAGLEGVCIEYSEAILWNNPREQIARVVEVISRASSKVVVAFLSQLEMAVLLEEALAQNLTGLQWVGSESWTAIDRLATRRSSAVLSGTLGFTISKSKIPGLREFLLRVGPAQDPNNTLLREFWETTFSCRFSPQQEKDSGPRQRQCSGSERLEEISNPFTDTSELRFSNNVYKAVYAVAHSIHDLLTCRHGEGQGGNRNCAHRDSIEPGQVLRYLRDVNFIMKSGERMYFDENGDPTAIYELVNWQRDQAGETVFVTVGNYNASLPKGDQFAMNGIQIVWAGNPLKRPRSVCSDSCLPGYRQAEIKGMPVCCFSCIPCAAGEISNLTDSAKCTQCSLEYWSNGDKSRCVPKVVEFLSFDETMGILLAAISLVGACLTILVSLIFFCFRETPVVKASNSELSFLLLFSLTLCFLCSLTFIGRPSEWSCMLRHTAFGITFALCMSCVLAKTIAVVIAFQATMPGNTVPQCSIPLQRISVFSCTLLQVVICVLWLALAPSVPVKNTAHATEKVILECDVGSAIGFWAVLGYIGLLALLCFVLAFLARKLPDNFSEAKFITFSMLIFCAVWITFIPAYVSSPGKFTVAVEIFAILASSFGLLFCIFGPKCYIILLKPEKNTKKHIMGKSHVKSQ from the exons ATGCTGTCCAAGGAAGGAGACGTGACTATAGGAGGAGCCTTTACCATCCACACCGAAATCTCAGAGCCCCTGCTCTCCTTCACAGACACACCACCTCCTCTCATCTGCTCCAG CATGAACCTCATAGATTTTCATTTAGCTCAGACCATGATCTTCGCCATCGAAGAGATCAATAACAGCAGTTCTTTGCTCCCCAACATCTCTATTGGCTACAGGATATATGATAGTTGTGGCTCGACTCTGTCCTCCATGCGTGCGGTTATGGCTCTGATGAACGGTCAGGAGAGGACGGTGGGAAAGACCTGCTCTGGCCAATCAGCAGTCCACGCCATCATCGGTGCCTCTGATTCTTCCTCCACTATTGTGATGTCACGATCCACAGGAGCTTTTCAAATACCAGTG ATCAGCCACTTAGCCACCTGTGCATGTCTGAGTAACAGAAAGGAGTTCCCCTCCTTCTTCAGAACCATCCCCAGTGACTTCTACCAGAGTAGAGCCCTGGCCCAACTGGTCAAATACTTTGGCTGGACCTGGGTGGGGGCTGTTAGAAGTGACAACGCCTACGGCAACAACGGCATGGCGACCTTCATGGAGGCTGCTGGTCTGGAGGGTGTGTGTATAGAGTACTCTGAGGCTATCTTATGGAACAACCCCAGGGAGCAGATAGCCAGGGTGGTTGAGGTGATTAGCAGGGCCAGCTCCAAGGTTGTGGTGGCCTTTCTGTCCCAGTTGGAGATGGCTGTTCTGCTGGAGGAGGCACTGGCCCAGAACCTGACCGGGCTGCAGTGGGTGGGCAGTGAGTCCTGGACAGCTATTGATCGCCTGGCCACTAGGAGGAGCTCTGCTGTCCTCAGCGGTACTCTGGGATTCACCATCAGTAAGTCTAAGATCCCAGGCCTCAGAGAGTTCCTGCTCCGTGTCGGTCCAGCCCAGGATCCAAACAACACCCTGCTCAGAGAGTTCTGGGAGACCACGTTCAGCTGCAGGTTTTCCCCTCAGCAGGAGAAAGACAGTGGGCCTAGGCAGAGGCAGTGCTCTGGGTCTGAGAGACTAGAGGAAATCAGTAACCCCTTTACTGACACTTCCGAGCTGAGGTTCTCTAATAATGTGTATAAGGCAGTGTATGCTGTGGCCCACTCCATACATGACCTGCTGACCTGCAGGCACGGTGAAGGCCAAGGTGGGAATAGGAACTGTGCACACAGAGACAGCATCGAGCCAGGACAG GTGTTGAGATACCTGCGAGACGTAAACTTCATCATGAAGTCTGGGGAGAGAATGTATTTTGATGAGAACGGAGACCCCACAGCCATATATGAGCTGGTGAACTGGCAGAGAGACCAGGCAGGAGAGACTGTGTTTGTCACTGTGGGGAATTACAATGCCTCTCTCCCTAAAGGAGACCAGTTTGCCATGAATGGGATACAGATTGTATGGGCTGGCAATCCCTTAAAG aggcCTCGGTCTGTGTGTAGTGACAGCTGCCTCCCAGGGTACCGCCAAGCAGAGATCAAAGGAATGCCAGTCTGCTGTTTTTCCTGTATCCCCTGTGCTGCTGGAGAGATCAGCAACCTAACAG ATTCAGCTAAATGCACACAGTGTTCCCTGGAATACTGGTCCAATGGAGACAAGAGTCGCTGTGTCCCAAAGGTGGTGGAATTTCTCTCATTTGACGAAACCATGGGAATCCTCCTGGCTGCAATCTCATTGGTTGGAGCATGTTTAACCATACTGGTGTCATTGATCTTCTTTTGCTTTCGAGAGACTCCGGTCGTCAAGGCCAGCAACTCTGAGCTGAGCTTCCTGCTGCTGTTCTCCTTGACtctgtgttttctgtgttctCTTACTTTCATTGGCCGGCCCTCTGAGTGGTCCTGTATGCTGCGCCACACAGCGTTTGGGATCACCTTTGCTCTGTGTATGTCCTGCGTCCTGGCAAAGACCATAGCGGTGGTGATAGCTTTCCAGGCCACAATGCCAGGCAATACAGTTCCCCAGTGCTCTATTCCTCTCCAGAGAATCAGTGTGTTCAGCTGTACCCTCCTACAGGTGGTTATATGTGTTCTCTGGTTAGCTCTCGCTCCTTCAGTCCCAGTCAAAAACACAGCCCACGCCACTGAAAAGGTCATTCTAGAGTGTGATGTGGGTTCAGCTATTGGTTTCTGGGCTGTGTTGGGGTATATAGGACTCCTGGCTCTCTTGTGCTTTGTGCTGGCTTTTCTGGCTCGAAAGCTGCCTGATAACTTCAGTGAGGCCAAATTCATCACCTTCAGCATGCTCATATTCTGTGCAGTCTGGATCACCTTTATCCCAGCTTATGTCAGCTCTCCTGGGAAGTTCACAGTAGCTGTGGAGATATTTGCCATTTTGGCCTCCAGTTTTGGGCTGCTTTTCTGTATATTTGGTCCAAAGTGTTATATCATATTACTTAAACcagagaaaaatacaaaaaaacacatCATGGGGAAAAGTCATGTAAAATCACAATAA